A section of the Campylobacter porcelli genome encodes:
- the acpS gene encoding holo-ACP synthase yields MIGIDIVSIDRIANAKIRHGELFLRKFLNSSEIEIAKSDATIAGFWAAKEAISKALGCGIGAEFSFNDATIYKDSKGAPKIKFVKHIESKFNIKSSSLSITHDGGFAIAAVIIERLNSH; encoded by the coding sequence ATGATAGGCATTGATATTGTAAGCATAGATAGGATCGCCAATGCTAAAATAAGGCATGGTGAGCTATTTTTGCGTAAATTTTTAAATAGTAGCGAGATAGAAATTGCTAAGAGTGATGCTACTATAGCTGGGTTTTGGGCTGCAAAAGAGGCTATTAGCAAGGCTCTTGGCTGCGGAATTGGAGCAGAATTTAGCTTTAATGACGCTACCATATACAAAGATAGCAAAGGTGCTCCAAAGATTAAATTTGTCAAACACATAGAGAGTAAATTTAATATCAAAAGCTCATCGCTTAGTATCACGCACGATGGCGGATTTGCGATTGCTGCGGTTATTATTGAAAGACTAAATTCCCATTGA
- the fliL gene encoding flagellar basal body-associated protein FliL — MADEDIKLESKKSPVVLIAIIGVVVFLLIIGIIVVMLLMSGGDDKQVSQAANVPPTQVAPKQRSNDFFNIGPVYPMEQYVVNLLSESGTRYLKTTMNLELSEEALSSEIDKKQALIRDIIIRSLSAKTYEDVSTAKGKERLKDELVTRINEVLRDGYIKNVFFTDFIVQ; from the coding sequence ATGGCAGATGAAGATATAAAATTAGAGAGTAAGAAAAGTCCGGTGGTGCTAATAGCTATTATTGGCGTGGTTGTATTTTTATTAATTATTGGGATAATTGTTGTTATGCTTTTAATGAGTGGCGGAGATGATAAGCAAGTCTCTCAAGCCGCCAATGTCCCTCCAACTCAAGTAGCACCAAAACAACGCTCCAATGATTTTTTTAATATCGGTCCAGTCTATCCGATGGAGCAATATGTCGTAAATTTACTTAGCGAAAGTGGCACTAGATACCTAAAAACCACAATGAATTTAGAGCTAAGCGAAGAGGCTTTAAGCTCAGAAATAGATAAAAAACAAGCATTAATCAGGGATATTATCATAAGAAGTCTATCAGCTAAAACATATGAAGATGTAAGCACAGCCAAAGGCAAAGAGCGTCTAAAAGATGAGTTAGTAACTAGAATAAATGAGGTTCTAAGAGATGGATATATTAAAAATGTCTTTTTTACTGATTTTATCGTTCAATGA
- a CDS encoding fumarylacetoacetate hydrolase family protein, whose amino-acid sequence MRLLTYKQDNQIKLGVLSANGGVIDISSVGIDKKDMNDLITTLDQAQYQILNELSLKSGGEPYNNIHILSPILSPLQDIICLGINYMEHAKESYRFKKIEFDGKREFPVYFGKRANYILGDGAVFPSHSQITQTLDYEVELALIISKDAFNVPINKALEYVFGYTILNDISSRDIQNRYKQWYYGKSLDGSTLMGPWIETDLDISNLKISSKVNGELRQNANTVDMIFDAAYIISDLSAGMTLKAGTIISLGTPSGVGMGFTPPKYLKKGDVIECEIEGIGVLKNIVG is encoded by the coding sequence ATGAGGCTTTTAACTTATAAACAAGATAATCAAATTAAGCTTGGCGTATTGAGCGCAAATGGTGGAGTTATAGATATTAGTAGCGTTGGAATAGATAAAAAAGATATGAATGATTTGATAACCACTCTAGATCAAGCTCAATATCAAATTCTAAATGAATTAAGCTTAAAAAGCGGTGGCGAGCCATATAATAATATCCATATATTATCGCCGATTTTAAGCCCACTTCAAGATATTATCTGTCTTGGGATTAATTATATGGAGCATGCTAAGGAGTCATATAGGTTTAAAAAGATTGAATTTGATGGCAAGAGAGAATTTCCTGTATATTTTGGTAAAAGGGCTAACTATATTTTGGGTGATGGAGCTGTATTTCCAAGCCATAGCCAGATAACTCAAACGCTAGATTATGAAGTGGAGCTAGCATTGATTATTAGTAAAGATGCTTTTAATGTTCCTATTAATAAGGCTTTAGAGTATGTCTTTGGCTATACAATTTTAAATGATATTAGCTCACGAGATATTCAAAATAGATATAAGCAGTGGTATTATGGTAAAAGCTTAGATGGCTCAACGCTAATGGGGCCTTGGATTGAGACTGACCTTGATATATCAAATTTAAAAATTAGCTCAAAAGTAAATGGCGAGCTAAGGCAAAATGCAAATACCGTAGATATGATATTTGATGCAGCATATATAATAAGTGATTTAAGTGCAGGTATGACTTTAAAAGCTGGCACAATAATATCACTTGGCACGCCAAGCGGAGTAGGTATGGGCTTTACTCCGCCAAAATATCTTAAGAAAGGCGATGTGATAGAGTGTGAGATAGAAGGCATTGGGGTATTGAAAAATATAGTTGGCTAA
- a CDS encoding aminotransferase class III-fold pyridoxal phosphate-dependent enzyme codes for MLMNNYSRASVSFVRGKGATLWDKCGKDYIDFASGIGVCALGHSHKGVEKVISKQAKTLLHTSNLYNITPQSKLADKISNMLGGGYELFFANSGAEANECAIKLARKFGFIKGRKSEIISLKNSFHGRTIATLAMTGQDKFHPDEFGAYPDGFKFYDDIDEIIKNLNQNTAAVIIELVQGEGGINPLDKAKVQELARILKQRDILLITDEVQCGIYRTGEFVTSKLYDITPDIITFAKGLGNGVPISACASRVSIFKPGDHGSTFGGGFLVTSVAEYVLSQLSRLKNSGKLDKKIAKFEKNLDKLVEQNSDIFLKRVGLGLMQGIVVKDSNLLSKIVSKALECGVLVLRSGDSTLRFLPPLNLSKKEMKDGFTRLKLAISEIKK; via the coding sequence ATGCTGATGAATAACTATAGTAGAGCTAGTGTTAGTTTTGTGCGTGGTAAAGGTGCTACTTTGTGGGATAAATGTGGTAAAGATTATATAGATTTTGCTAGTGGGATTGGGGTTTGTGCTTTGGGTCATAGCCATAAAGGTGTAGAAAAAGTCATCTCAAAACAGGCTAAAACACTACTTCACACTTCAAATTTATATAATATCACTCCACAATCTAAACTTGCCGATAAAATCTCAAATATGCTAGGTGGTGGATATGAGCTATTTTTTGCTAATAGTGGTGCTGAGGCAAATGAGTGTGCGATAAAATTGGCTAGAAAATTTGGTTTTATTAAAGGCCGAAAAAGCGAAATTATCAGCCTTAAAAACTCATTTCATGGCAGAACTATCGCAACTTTAGCGATGACTGGTCAGGATAAATTTCATCCAGATGAATTTGGGGCTTATCCAGATGGATTTAAATTTTATGATGATATAGATGAGATTATTAAAAATTTAAATCAAAATACCGCAGCTGTGATAATTGAGCTAGTCCAAGGTGAGGGCGGCATAAATCCGCTTGATAAGGCTAAAGTCCAAGAGTTAGCTAGGATTTTAAAGCAAAGAGATATTTTGCTTATCACTGATGAAGTTCAATGTGGTATCTACCGCACAGGGGAGTTTGTAACATCTAAATTATATGATATAACGCCTGATATTATTACATTTGCTAAAGGACTTGGCAATGGAGTGCCAATTAGTGCGTGTGCAAGTAGGGTATCTATCTTTAAGCCAGGAGATCATGGAAGCACATTTGGTGGCGGATTTTTGGTAACTAGCGTGGCTGAATATGTGCTTAGCCAATTAAGCAGATTAAAAAATAGTGGAAAATTGGATAAAAAAATAGCTAAATTTGAAAAAAATTTAGATAAATTAGTGGAGCAAAATAGCGATATTTTTCTTAAAAGAGTTGGTCTTGGATTAATGCAAGGCATAGTGGTTAAAGATAGCAATTTATTAAGCAAAATAGTATCAAAAGCTTTAGAATGTGGGGTTTTGGTATTAAGATCTGGTGATAGTACCTTAAGATTTTTGCCACCACTAAATTTAAGTAAAAAAGAGATGAAAGATGGTTTTACTAGATTAAAACTAGCAATTAGCGAGATTAAAAAATGA
- a CDS encoding trimeric intracellular cation channel family protein, with amino-acid sequence MEAFLFAEYVGIASASLSGFLFGIRRGCDWLGVFLAAFLTALGGGLIRDVIVGRPAYSFTHYIPVCIVLSVMILAFLLKFHKKDRNNLDKKFIFIMTDAVDVVSFSIVGAIVSLEFGLNIFGVIMVAFFNGVGGGIIRDMLLNEVPWFLKTGLYGTISMGVGAIYYFMYLAELTSIYWIFALFIFGVAWRLVAYYRNWNLPQIHYKD; translated from the coding sequence ATGGAAGCCTTTTTATTTGCAGAGTATGTCGGTATCGCATCAGCATCTTTGAGTGGCTTTTTATTTGGGATACGCAGGGGTTGTGACTGGCTAGGTGTATTTTTGGCCGCATTTTTAACAGCACTTGGCGGAGGGCTAATCCGTGATGTTATAGTCGGTCGCCCTGCGTACTCTTTTACTCACTATATTCCTGTTTGTATAGTTTTATCTGTTATGATTTTAGCTTTTTTACTGAAATTTCATAAAAAAGATAGAAATAATTTAGATAAAAAATTTATATTTATTATGACTGACGCTGTAGATGTAGTAAGCTTTTCTATTGTTGGTGCTATTGTATCTTTGGAGTTTGGTCTTAATATTTTTGGTGTAATTATGGTGGCATTTTTTAATGGTGTTGGCGGTGGGATTATACGAGATATGCTATTAAATGAGGTTCCATGGTTTTTAAAAACTGGATTATACGGCACAATTAGTATGGGGGTTGGGGCGATATACTATTTTATGTATTTAGCTGAGCTAACTAGCATTTATTGGATATTTGCTCTATTTATATTTGGTGTTGCATGGCGGCTTGTAGCATATTATAGAAATTGGAATTTGCCGCAAATTCACTATAAGGATTGA
- a CDS encoding flavodoxin domain-containing protein translates to MAKIGIVYGSNAGDTKAVAEYIGKNFDSEIIDAKDLTLEFINQYDRLIFAASTHGHGELQKDFKAKLDLISEADFGGKTLALVGVGGTIKHPTTFLDGLVEFLPLIRGAKLVGATDIDGYVFKNSLSFINGKFIGLAIDYKNDENWQKRADKWVESIKSEF, encoded by the coding sequence ATGGCAAAAATTGGTATAGTATATGGCTCAAATGCTGGAGATACTAAAGCTGTAGCAGAGTATATAGGTAAAAATTTTGATAGCGAGATAATCGACGCTAAGGATTTAACGCTTGAATTTATAAATCAATATGATAGATTGATTTTTGCAGCATCTACTCATGGTCATGGGGAGTTGCAAAAGGATTTCAAAGCTAAATTAGATTTAATTAGTGAGGCTGATTTTGGTGGTAAGACTTTAGCCCTTGTAGGAGTTGGTGGCACTATCAAACATCCTACTACATTTCTTGATGGCTTGGTAGAGTTTTTACCATTAATTCGTGGCGCTAAACTTGTGGGTGCAACTGATATTGATGGATATGTGTTCAAAAACTCACTATCATTTATCAATGGCAAATTTATAGGTCTTGCAATTGATTATAAAAATGATGAAAATTGGCAAAAAAGAGCCGATAAGTGGGTTGAATCTATCAAATCTGAGTTTTAA
- a CDS encoding 2-oxoacid:acceptor oxidoreductase family protein: MSLAELRFVGVGGQGVILAGEILSAAKIEAGGYGVKASTYTSQVRGGPTKVDIILSDEEIKYPYANEGEICFMLATAQNSYNTFKDGVKDGGIIVIEPNLVKPSEEDKKRWKIYEIPIISIAKDEVGNVITQSVVALGVAVKFTGVMDEEIVRNKMLSSVPDKVKEANNKAYDLGLSYAAKCMQ; the protein is encoded by the coding sequence ATGAGTTTAGCAGAGTTAAGATTTGTTGGGGTTGGCGGTCAAGGTGTTATCCTAGCTGGAGAGATACTCTCAGCAGCCAAGATTGAAGCTGGTGGATATGGCGTTAAGGCTTCTACATACACATCTCAAGTTCGTGGCGGTCCAACTAAGGTTGATATTATCTTAAGCGATGAAGAGATTAAGTATCCATATGCGAATGAAGGCGAAATTTGCTTTATGTTAGCAACTGCTCAAAATAGCTATAATACCTTTAAAGATGGGGTTAAAGATGGCGGTATAATCGTAATTGAGCCAAATTTAGTTAAGCCTAGCGAAGAGGATAAAAAACGCTGGAAAATATATGAAATTCCAATTATTTCAATTGCTAAAGATGAAGTGGGTAATGTAATTACTCAAAGCGTTGTGGCTCTTGGTGTGGCTGTTAAATTTACAGGCGTGATGGATGAAGAGATTGTAAGAAACAAGATGCTAAGCTCAGTTCCTGATAAGGTCAAAGAGGCAAATAATAAAGCTTATGATTTAGGACTCTCATACGCTGCTAAATGTATGCAGTAA
- a CDS encoding 2-oxoglutarate ferredoxin oxidoreductase subunit beta, translated as MAFNYDNYLRTSKMPTLWCWGCGDGVILKSVIRAIDAMGWNMDDVCVVSGIGCSGRFSSYVNCNTVHTTHGRAIAYATGIKLANPDKHVIVVTGDGDGLAIGGNHTIHGCRRNIDINHILINNFIYGLTNSQTSPTTPQGFWTVTAQWGNIDPNFDAAKLATAAGATFVGRETVINPTRIEKMLIEGFKHEGYSFFDIFSNCHINLGRKNKMGEATQMVKWIDERTLPKAKFESLSDEEKKGKFPTGVLFKDDTHMEYCKAYAKVKEAAQNKTKINFEEII; from the coding sequence ATGGCTTTTAATTATGATAACTATTTAAGAACAAGCAAAATGCCGACACTTTGGTGTTGGGGTTGTGGTGATGGCGTAATTTTAAAAAGCGTTATCCGTGCTATAGATGCTATGGGATGGAATATGGATGATGTTTGCGTAGTAAGCGGTATTGGATGTAGTGGGCGCTTCTCAAGCTATGTTAATTGCAACACTGTCCATACTACTCACGGCCGTGCGATCGCATATGCTACAGGTATCAAACTAGCAAATCCAGATAAACATGTAATAGTAGTAACTGGTGATGGCGATGGCTTGGCAATTGGTGGTAATCACACAATTCATGGATGTCGTAGAAATATAGATATTAATCACATTTTGATCAATAACTTTATTTATGGTCTTACAAACTCACAAACAAGCCCTACAACTCCACAAGGATTTTGGACTGTTACAGCACAATGGGGTAATATAGACCCAAATTTTGATGCTGCGAAGTTAGCAACAGCTGCTGGAGCGACATTTGTGGGTCGTGAGACTGTTATTAATCCAACTAGAATTGAAAAAATGCTAATAGAGGGCTTTAAACACGAAGGCTATAGCTTCTTTGATATATTCTCTAACTGCCACATAAATTTAGGTAGAAAAAATAAAATGGGTGAAGCCACACAAATGGTAAAATGGATTGATGAGAGAACTCTACCTAAGGCTAAATTTGAATCATTAAGCGATGAGGAGAAAAAGGGTAAATTCCCTACAGGTGTGCTATTTAAAGATGATACTCATATGGAGTATTGCAAAGCTTATGCTAAAGTAAAAGAAGCAGCTCAAAACAAGACAAAAATCAACTTTGAGGAGATAATATGA
- a CDS encoding 2-oxoglutarate synthase subunit alpha — MRELITTGNALAAKAAIECGCNFFGGYPITPSSEIAHELSVALPKNGGNFIQMEDEIAGISVALGASMTGAKAMTASSGPGISLKAEQIGLGFIAEIPLVIANVMRGGPSTGLPTRVAQGDILQAKSPSHGDFCSIAVAPGNLDEIYTETIRAFNLANRFSTPVFLLLDETIGHMQGKASIPELSDIKIEPRREFKGDPADYNPYEAKEDEPATLNPFFKGYRYHITGLHHGPTGFPTEDGKIVDYNIKRLFNKIHAHLDEVIKFEEYKLEDADICIICYGSVSLAAKEAVDKLRAEGIKAGIFRPITLWPSPEAKIKEICAKFKNILVTELNMGQYLGEIQRCSLRDDFKTLLKANGRPISPSEIISKVKEF, encoded by the coding sequence ATGAGAGAGTTAATAACAACAGGAAATGCTTTAGCGGCAAAAGCAGCTATTGAGTGTGGCTGTAATTTTTTTGGTGGTTACCCTATTACTCCATCAAGTGAGATTGCGCATGAATTAAGCGTAGCGTTACCAAAAAATGGTGGCAACTTCATTCAAATGGAAGATGAGATTGCTGGTATTTCAGTAGCACTTGGTGCTAGTATGACTGGGGCTAAAGCTATGACAGCAAGCTCAGGGCCTGGTATTTCACTAAAAGCTGAGCAAATTGGCCTTGGATTTATAGCTGAAATTCCATTAGTAATTGCAAATGTAATGCGTGGTGGCCCATCAACTGGTCTTCCAACTCGTGTGGCTCAAGGTGATATTTTACAAGCTAAAAGCCCAAGCCATGGTGATTTTTGCTCTATTGCAGTAGCACCTGGCAATTTAGATGAAATTTACACTGAGACAATAAGAGCATTTAACCTAGCTAATAGATTTAGCACTCCAGTATTTTTACTTCTTGATGAAACAATCGGTCATATGCAAGGCAAGGCTAGCATACCAGAATTAAGTGATATAAAAATTGAGCCTAGACGCGAATTTAAAGGCGACCCAGCTGATTATAATCCATATGAAGCAAAAGAAGATGAGCCAGCTACGCTAAATCCATTCTTTAAAGGTTATCGCTATCATATTACCGGTCTTCATCACGGCCCTACAGGCTTCCCTACTGAAGATGGTAAAATAGTAGATTATAATATTAAAAGATTGTTTAATAAAATTCACGCTCATCTAGATGAAGTTATCAAATTTGAAGAGTATAAGCTAGAAGATGCTGATATATGCATTATCTGCTATGGAAGTGTGAGCTTAGCAGCTAAAGAGGCAGTTGATAAGTTAAGAGCTGAAGGGATAAAAGCTGGTATATTTAGACCGATTACACTATGGCCAAGCCCAGAGGCAAAAATTAAAGAGATTTGTGCTAAATTTAAAAATATCTTAGTAACTGAGCTAAATATGGGGCAATATCTAGGCGAGATACAAAGATGCTCTTTAAGAGATGATTTTAAAACACTATTAAAAGCAAACGGCAGACCAATTAGTCCAAGCGAAATTATTAGTAAAGTCAAGGAGTTTTAA
- a CDS encoding 4Fe-4S dicluster domain-containing protein, whose product MIEQPLNTAVWVDESRCKACDICVSYCPAGVLNMKEDIHAIQGMMIEVSHPESCIGCRDCELHCPDFAIYVAEKGFKFAKLSPEAKERAAAIKANHFRKVN is encoded by the coding sequence ATGATAGAACAACCGCTTAATACAGCTGTTTGGGTAGATGAGAGTAGGTGTAAGGCTTGCGATATTTGTGTAAGTTACTGCCCTGCTGGTGTTTTGAATATGAAAGAAGATATTCACGCTATTCAAGGAATGATGATAGAAGTCAGCCACCCTGAATCGTGCATTGGCTGTAGGGATTGTGAGCTTCACTGCCCTGATTTTGCTATTTATGTGGCTGAAAAAGGATTTAAATTTGCTAAACTTAGCCCTGAGGCTAAAGAGAGAGCTGCGGCTATTAAGGCAAATCATTTTAGGAAAGTTAATTAA
- a CDS encoding lactate/malate family dehydrogenase: MKIAIIGAGNVGASIASLLISKQMCDEIALIDINQNLAKAKAIDLSQMAIALGVNISVISGDDYKLLSDFDIVIITAGMARKDGQSRAELVKINADIVAKASNKIAKFAPNSIIIVVTNPLDIMVYVACKASGFDRSKVIGMAGELDSARLKFALQNHLKRDMSSSKSLVIGMHSDSMIPLIDENLSDSELNEIKSKTINGGALIVKLMNTSAFYAPAAGVINICEALINGSTKVLSCSVLDSNFIAFSRPVVIDRSGVKEILELNLKSKDREILDKSIEEFIIYINNLNINSANFNFS, translated from the coding sequence GTGAAAATCGCAATAATAGGCGCTGGAAATGTAGGAGCTAGCATTGCTAGTCTTCTCATTTCTAAGCAGATGTGTGATGAGATCGCACTTATTGATATTAACCAAAATTTAGCTAAAGCCAAGGCGATTGATCTATCGCAAATGGCAATTGCCTTAGGTGTAAATATTAGCGTAATTAGTGGCGATGATTACAAGCTTTTAAGCGATTTTGATATTGTGATAATAACTGCTGGAATGGCTAGAAAAGATGGACAAAGTAGAGCAGAACTTGTCAAAATTAACGCTGATATAGTAGCCAAAGCATCTAATAAAATCGCTAAATTTGCTCCAAATTCAATAATAATCGTAGTAACAAATCCACTTGATATAATGGTTTATGTAGCTTGTAAGGCTAGTGGCTTTGATAGAAGCAAGGTTATAGGAATGGCTGGCGAGTTAGATAGTGCTAGACTTAAATTTGCCTTGCAAAATCATCTAAAGAGAGATATGAGTAGCTCAAAATCCCTTGTAATAGGTATGCATAGCGATAGTATGATACCATTAATCGATGAAAATTTAAGTGATAGCGAGCTAAATGAGATTAAATCTAAAACCATAAATGGCGGAGCATTGATCGTAAAATTGATGAATACATCTGCATTTTATGCTCCAGCAGCTGGAGTGATAAATATATGCGAAGCATTGATAAATGGTAGTACAAAGGTGCTTAGCTGTTCGGTTTTAGACTCTAATTTTATAGCATTTAGTCGCCCAGTGGTTATTGATAGAAGTGGAGTAAAAGAGATTTTGGAGTTAAATTTAAAATCAAAAGATAGAGAAATTTTGGATAAAAGCATAGAAGAATTTATAATTTATATTAATAATCTTAATATAAATAGTGCTAATTTTAACTTTAGCTAA
- a CDS encoding NADP-dependent isocitrate dehydrogenase produces MADIIYTYTDEAPALATFSLLPVIKEFLSRGGITIDTMDISLAGRILANFPENLKDDQKVPNYLEILGEMTKEKTANIIKLPNISASLPQLNAAIAELQSKGFNVPNYPENPTNEKETDIKARYAKVLGSAVNPVLREGNSDRRCAGAVKAYAKEFPHKNGAWDSSIKTRVAYMDSGDFYGNEKSVIVKDSTEFKIEFTDKNGNTKVLKDGIKAAAGDVISATFMSAAKLDKFIAKTIEDAKKESLLYSVHLKATMMKVSDPVMFGHFVKVFFAEIFDEFGSELNAAGVVANNGLKDLFAKIENLPIKDKIIAKYNEILDKNPDLAMVDSDKGITNLHVPSDVIIDASMPAMIRNSGKMWNKDGKTADTLAVIPDRTYATIYEATIDDLKANGALNPATIGSVSNVGLMAKKAEEYGSHDKTFIASEAGKFIVSSSSGDKMEFEVEAGDIFRAMQAKSEAIKDWIKLAINRAKATHSATIFWLDSARAHDASMIKIVNSELKNYDLSGLDISIAAPTEAIKKSISIIRTGKDAISVTGNVLRDYLTDLFPILELGTSAKMLSIVPLLSGGGLFETGAGGSAPKIAQQLIEENHLRWDSLGEFLALGASLEHLANVSGKKEAAILAKTLDKAIASYLKNDNSPRKNVGENDNRGSHFYLALYWADELAKSELSSKFTAIAQALNENKSAITNELNGSQGNRVDVGGYYIFDDAKVSAVMRPSQIYNQAIKK; encoded by the coding sequence ATGGCAGATATAATCTACACTTACACAGACGAGGCGCCAGCTTTGGCTACATTTTCACTTTTACCGGTTATTAAGGAGTTTTTAAGTCGTGGTGGTATTACCATAGATACTATGGATATATCTTTAGCTGGTAGGATTTTGGCAAATTTCCCTGAAAATTTAAAAGATGATCAAAAAGTCCCAAACTACTTAGAAATTCTAGGTGAAATGACTAAGGAGAAAACGGCAAACATCATCAAACTTCCAAACATTTCAGCATCACTTCCACAGCTAAATGCAGCTATTGCTGAGCTTCAATCAAAGGGCTTTAATGTGCCAAACTATCCAGAAAACCCAACTAACGAAAAAGAGACTGATATCAAAGCAAGATATGCTAAAGTTTTAGGAAGTGCGGTAAATCCAGTTTTAAGAGAGGGTAACTCAGATAGAAGATGCGCTGGTGCGGTAAAAGCTTACGCCAAAGAGTTTCCACATAAAAATGGCGCTTGGGATAGTAGCATTAAGACAAGAGTGGCGTATATGGATAGTGGCGATTTTTATGGTAATGAAAAATCAGTAATAGTCAAAGATTCAACCGAATTTAAGATCGAATTTACAGACAAAAATGGCAATACAAAAGTGCTAAAAGATGGTATAAAAGCAGCTGCTGGAGATGTGATTAGTGCTACATTTATGAGTGCGGCAAAACTAGATAAATTCATTGCTAAAACCATAGAAGATGCTAAAAAAGAGTCTTTACTATACTCAGTTCATCTAAAAGCTACAATGATGAAAGTAAGCGATCCAGTTATGTTTGGTCACTTTGTAAAGGTATTTTTCGCTGAAATTTTTGATGAATTTGGTAGCGAGTTAAATGCAGCTGGAGTAGTGGCAAATAACGGCTTAAAAGATCTATTTGCTAAGATAGAAAATCTACCTATAAAAGATAAAATCATAGCAAAATATAATGAAATTTTAGATAAAAATCCTGATCTAGCAATGGTAGATAGCGATAAAGGAATTACAAATTTACATGTTCCAAGTGATGTTATCATCGATGCATCTATGCCTGCTATGATAAGAAATAGCGGTAAAATGTGGAATAAAGATGGCAAAACAGCTGATACACTAGCGGTTATTCCAGATCGCACATATGCGACTATTTATGAGGCTACAATTGATGATTTAAAGGCAAATGGAGCATTAAATCCAGCTACTATTGGTAGCGTTTCAAATGTAGGCTTGATGGCTAAAAAAGCAGAAGAGTATGGTAGTCACGATAAGACATTTATCGCTAGTGAAGCTGGTAAATTCATAGTTAGTAGTAGCAGTGGCGATAAAATGGAATTTGAAGTTGAAGCTGGCGATATTTTTAGAGCTATGCAAGCAAAAAGCGAAGCTATAAAAGATTGGATTAAACTTGCGATTAATAGGGCAAAAGCGACACACTCAGCTACAATTTTCTGGTTAGATAGCGCTAGAGCTCATGATGCTAGTATGATCAAAATAGTAAATTCAGAGCTTAAAAACTACGATTTAAGCGGTCTAGATATTAGCATTGCAGCTCCAACTGAAGCGATTAAAAAGTCAATTTCTATAATACGAACTGGCAAAGATGCTATTAGCGTAACTGGTAATGTATTAAGGGATTATTTAACTGATTTATTCCCAATTTTAGAGCTTGGAACAAGTGCAAAAATGCTATCAATAGTCCCACTTTTAAGTGGTGGCGGTCTATTTGAGACTGGTGCTGGTGGTAGTGCGCCTAAAATCGCTCAACAATTAATAGAAGAAAATCACCTTCGCTGGGATAGCTTGGGCGAATTTTTAGCCCTTGGTGCAAGTTTAGAGCATTTAGCTAATGTAAGCGGCAAAAAAGAAGCAGCCATCTTAGCTAAAACGCTTGATAAAGCAATTGCGAGCTATTTAAAAAATGACAACTCTCCACGCAAAAATGTGGGAGAAAATGATAATAGAGGTAGCCATTTCTATTTAGCACTATATTGGGCTGATGAACTAGCTAAAAGTGAGTTATCTTCTAAATTTACGGCTATCGCACAAGCTTTAAATGAGAATAAATCTGCCATTACAAATGAGCTAAATGGCTCTCAAGGAAATAGGGTAGATGTCGGTGGATACTATATCTTTGATGATGCTAAGGTATCAGCCGTAATGCGTCCAAGTCAAATTTACAACCAAGCTATTAAGAAATAA
- a CDS encoding SixA phosphatase family protein, translated as MKIIYFIRHAKAKKIAATDFDRALNSKGKKAAKLMAGRLKSKKILPELIISSPAKRTAKTAKIIAKNINFNGKIKFEKSLYEANTQDYLKLIWQINNSLNSVFITGHNDTLTQICEILSDSHIGNIPTGGVFGIEFDVKEFKEIGARVGRVLLFDYPKKIE; from the coding sequence ATGAAAATTATATATTTTATCCGCCACGCAAAGGCTAAAAAAATCGCCGCTACTGACTTTGATAGGGCACTTAACTCTAAGGGCAAAAAGGCTGCAAAATTAATGGCTGGAAGATTAAAAAGCAAAAAGATACTACCAGAGCTTATAATCTCATCGCCAGCTAAACGAACAGCCAAAACGGCTAAAATCATAGCAAAAAATATAAATTTCAATGGCAAAATAAAATTTGAAAAATCCCTATACGAAGCTAATACGCAAGATTATTTAAAGCTCATATGGCAGATTAATAATTCTTTAAATAGTGTATTTATCACAGGACACAATGATACTCTAACTCAAATTTGCGAAATTTTAAGCGATAGTCATATTGGCAATATTCCTACTGGTGGGGTTTTTGGGATTGAGTTTGATGTGAAGGAATTTAAGGAGATAGGGGCTAGAGTTGGGCGAGTTTTGCTCTTTGACTACCCAAAAAAGATAGAATAA